A genome region from Triticum aestivum cultivar Chinese Spring chromosome 2B, IWGSC CS RefSeq v2.1, whole genome shotgun sequence includes the following:
- the LOC123045388 gene encoding tyrosine-protein phosphatase RLPH2 — MAPPRAVICVGDVHGYISKLESLWANLRSALPADAFATALVIFLGDYNDRGPHTRRVLDFLLALPARHPAQRHVFLCGNHDLAFAAFVGALPPPPDGSPFAATWAQYIDNEAHEGWFRGPGHEDMHVQGRRWGGVIKERWNPKKGLPYKGSIYDAQPTFESYGVAHGSPDLMKAVPEEHKKFLHDLVWVHEEEDVRIDTDGGQILCKLIAVHAGLEKSLDLNEQLRVLRTRDTSVPKVQMLSGRQDVWNIPQDLAGKQTIVVSGHHGKLHVDGLRFIIDEGGGYADKPIAAVVFPSKEVIRSTEGTASQN, encoded by the exons ATGGCTCCTCCCCGCGCGGTGATCTGCGTGGGTGACGTCCACGGGTACATTTCCAAGCTGGAGAGCCTCTGGGCGAACCTCCGGTCCGCGCTCCCCGCCGACGCCTTCGCCACCGCGCTCGTCATCTTCCTCGGGGACTACAACGACCGCGGCCCGCACACCCGCCGCgtcctcgacttcctcctcgcgcTCCCGGCCCGCCACCCGGCTCAGCGCCACGTCTTCCTCTGCGGCAAccacgacctcgccttcgccgccttCGTCGGAGCGCTGCCGCCGCCCCCCGACGGCTCCCCTTTCGCCGCCACCTGGGCCCAATACATCGACAACGAGGCCCACGAGGGATGGTTCCGCGGGCCGGGCCACGAGGACATGCACGTGCAAGGGAGGAGATGGGGCGGCGTCATCAAGGAGAGGTGGAACCCCAAGAAGGGCCTCCCGTACAAGGGCTCTATCTACGATGCTCAGCCCACCTTCGAGTCCTACGGCGTCGCCCATGGATCACCAG ATCTCATGAAAGCTGTGCCTGAGGAGCACAAGAAGTTTCTGCATGACTTGGTTTGGGTCCATGAAGAG GAAGACGTTCGTATTGATACAGATGGAGGCCAGATTCTATGCAAACTGATCGCGGTTCATGCCGGCCTGGAAAAGTCCTTGGATTTGAATGAGCAGCTTAGAGTTTTGAGAACTAGAGACACAAGTGTTCCAAAAGTTCAAATGCTTAGCGGGAGGCAGGATGTTTGGAACATACCACAG GATCTGGCCGGCAAGCAGACCATCGTTGTAAGTGGGCATCATGGGAAGCTCCACGTGGACGGTCTCAGGTTCATCATCGACGAAGGTGGCGGGTACGCAGATAAACCTATAGCGGCCGTTGTTTTCCCTTCGAAGGAAGTGATCAGGAGCACAGAGGGAACGGCCTCCCAGAATTAA